In Bifidobacterium sp. ESL0775, the following are encoded in one genomic region:
- a CDS encoding segregation/condensation protein A yields MNEDGLEAHVDDTTLTSNPADGVEESQKSGNTGFSVNLSVYSGPFDALLTMIANRKLELTEVSLSAITEEFIEYVRGLDMARDMEQVSAFLDVASVLVEAKSATILPGDENGERDEQSMEALRERDLLFARLVQYRAFKSAANDFRGLFAANSGRYPHPSFSDPAIAAMLPELAWTLGPEDLAKIAVEVFLNAPDDQVRLDQLHVSQVDLKQQSQIVRDRLRGLASGASMTFGELTADAKSTLVVVARFLSILLFFKQGVLQYKQSGPFEDLHLRWIPGADDGDDAVEVNEGDFA; encoded by the coding sequence ATGAACGAGGACGGGCTTGAGGCTCACGTTGATGACACGACTTTGACGTCGAATCCGGCGGACGGCGTCGAAGAATCGCAAAAGTCCGGGAACACGGGATTTTCCGTCAATCTTTCGGTCTATTCCGGGCCGTTTGACGCGTTGCTGACGATGATCGCCAACCGCAAGCTCGAGCTTACGGAAGTCTCGCTTTCGGCCATCACCGAGGAATTCATCGAATATGTGCGTGGGCTCGACATGGCCCGCGATATGGAGCAGGTCAGCGCGTTCCTCGACGTGGCCTCCGTTCTGGTCGAGGCCAAAAGCGCCACCATCCTGCCGGGGGACGAGAACGGCGAGCGCGACGAGCAGAGCATGGAGGCTTTGCGCGAGCGGGATCTGCTCTTCGCCAGGCTTGTGCAATACCGCGCGTTCAAAAGCGCCGCCAACGATTTTCGCGGGCTATTCGCCGCCAATTCCGGGCGGTACCCGCATCCCTCCTTCAGCGATCCGGCTATTGCGGCGATGCTGCCGGAACTGGCATGGACGCTGGGGCCGGAGGATCTGGCCAAGATCGCCGTTGAGGTGTTCCTCAACGCTCCCGATGACCAGGTACGGCTCGACCAGTTACACGTTTCGCAAGTCGATTTGAAACAGCAGTCGCAGATCGTTCGTGACCGTTTGCGTGGTTTGGCTTCTGGCGCGTCAATGACGTTTGGCGAGCTGACGGCCGACGCCAAGAGCACGTTGGTGGTCGTGGCGAGGTTTTTGTCTATTCTGTTGTTCTTCAAACAGGGTGTCTTGCAGTATAAGCAGTCCGGCCCCTTTGAGGATTTGCATTTACGATGGATACCAGGTGCCGATGATGGGGACGACGCCGTGGAAGTGAATGAAGGTGATTTCGCATGA
- a CDS encoding NUDIX domain-containing protein, with the protein MRQGNVTERKAGPPEVGVSVIIFALAPSPNPSQNAKTRRDELWLPLVRRVREPYKGMWALPGGDVQAGRSLESSAYDALESTTNLRPGYLEQLYTFGDPDRSGSGLPMVSIVYWALIGSAEADDLRDGDNVRWFAESALPDLAFDHSVIVRYALDRLRSKMSYPDVASKLVGPRFTLRRLHDVYEAIAGRTFDLGNFRRKMLASGQLEETGEKLVEGRHRPAAVYRYTSEVMTAGSEVWRPWGSQFKPPADHGRSERGAAGDDVLSALTTD; encoded by the coding sequence ATGCGGCAAGGCAATGTGACGGAACGGAAGGCCGGCCCGCCCGAGGTCGGGGTCTCCGTCATCATCTTTGCGCTCGCCCCTTCGCCCAATCCCTCGCAAAACGCCAAAACGCGACGTGACGAGCTTTGGCTGCCATTGGTGCGCCGCGTTCGCGAGCCATACAAAGGCATGTGGGCCCTGCCTGGTGGCGATGTACAAGCCGGGCGTTCGCTGGAATCCTCGGCGTATGACGCCTTGGAATCGACCACGAACCTGCGTCCGGGCTATCTCGAGCAGCTTTATACGTTTGGCGACCCCGACCGCTCCGGTTCCGGCCTGCCCATGGTCTCGATCGTCTATTGGGCCCTGATCGGCAGCGCGGAGGCCGATGATCTGCGCGATGGCGACAACGTGCGCTGGTTCGCCGAATCGGCGTTGCCGGACCTCGCCTTCGACCATTCGGTCATCGTGCGTTACGCCTTGGACCGGTTGCGCTCGAAGATGTCATACCCCGATGTCGCCTCGAAGCTGGTCGGCCCGCGCTTCACGTTGCGTCGGCTGCACGATGTCTATGAGGCCATCGCCGGCCGCACGTTCGACCTGGGCAATTTCCGCCGCAAGATGCTCGCCTCGGGACAGCTCGAGGAGACCGGGGAGAAGCTGGTCGAGGGGCGTCACCGGCCGGCCGCGGTCTACCGGTACACTTCCGAGGTGATGACCGCAGGCAGCGAGGTGTGGCGGCCATGGGGCTCGCAATTCAAACCTCCAGCGGATCATGGGCGATCGGAACGCGGTGCTGCCGGTGACGACGTGCTTTCGGCGCTGACCACCGACTGA
- a CDS encoding AAA family ATPase: MPTDLLGRKYETFPAPKPLSHHGPARIIAMCNQKGGVGKTTSSINIAGALSQYGRRVLIVDFDPQGAASVGLGINANTVDATIYNALFDSSLDVHDVVQHTQFENLDVIPANIDLSAAEVQLVTEVGRERILASVLEGVRDEYDVIIIDCQPSLGLLTVNALAAADGVIIPVAAEFFALRGVALLMQSIEKVRSRINPQLEVYGVLVTMYTSTLHCEEVLQRIYEAFQDKVFHSVISRSIKLPDSNVAAAPITIYAPNHKTAKEYRETARELIARGIVD; this comes from the coding sequence ATGCCTACCGATCTTCTTGGACGTAAATATGAGACGTTTCCAGCGCCGAAGCCGCTCAGCCACCATGGCCCGGCGCGCATCATCGCGATGTGCAACCAGAAGGGCGGGGTCGGCAAGACGACCAGCTCCATCAACATCGCCGGGGCGCTGAGCCAGTACGGCCGGCGCGTGCTCATCGTCGATTTCGATCCGCAGGGCGCCGCCAGCGTCGGCCTCGGGATCAACGCGAACACGGTGGACGCCACCATCTACAACGCGTTGTTCGATTCCTCGCTGGATGTGCACGATGTGGTGCAGCATACGCAATTCGAGAACCTGGACGTCATTCCCGCCAACATCGATTTGTCCGCGGCGGAAGTGCAATTGGTCACCGAAGTGGGGCGCGAACGCATCCTCGCCAGTGTTTTGGAAGGCGTGCGTGACGAATACGACGTCATCATCATCGATTGCCAGCCCTCGTTGGGCCTGCTGACCGTCAACGCCCTGGCCGCCGCCGATGGCGTGATCATCCCCGTGGCCGCCGAGTTCTTCGCGCTGCGCGGTGTGGCGCTCTTGATGCAGTCCATCGAGAAGGTGCGCTCGCGCATCAACCCACAGCTTGAGGTCTATGGCGTTTTGGTGACGATGTACACCTCGACCCTGCACTGCGAGGAAGTGTTGCAACGCATCTACGAGGCCTTCCAGGACAAGGTCTTCCATTCAGTGATCTCCCGTTCCATCAAACTGCCTGATTCCAACGTCGCGGCCGCGCCGATCACCATCTACGCGCCGAACCACAAGACCGCCAAGGAATACCGCGAGACAGCGCGCGAGCTTATCGCCCGTGGCATCGTGGATTGA
- the scpB gene encoding SMC-Scp complex subunit ScpB, with product MESCLEAILMVADQPQQAADLARVLALDEGEVTKALESMQREYDGDESRNLAPRGFELRHTARGWQYGNRAVFEPVVSAFVTDGQMARLSQAALEALAIVAYKQPVTRAQIAAIRGVNSDGVVRALSVRGLIREEGTDEDSRAALLVTTGLFLEKMGLESLDQLPELAPFMPAASDVVNQAESRGGAASAGAASALDDDMAPDETPGL from the coding sequence TTGGAATCCTGCCTTGAGGCGATCTTAATGGTGGCCGACCAGCCGCAACAGGCGGCGGATTTGGCCCGTGTGCTCGCCCTTGACGAGGGCGAGGTGACCAAGGCGCTTGAATCCATGCAACGCGAGTACGACGGCGATGAGTCCCGCAACCTCGCCCCACGCGGCTTCGAGCTACGCCATACCGCTCGCGGTTGGCAATACGGTAATCGGGCTGTGTTCGAACCGGTCGTTTCGGCTTTCGTCACCGATGGGCAGATGGCCCGGCTTTCGCAGGCGGCGCTCGAGGCGCTCGCCATCGTGGCCTACAAGCAACCGGTCACCCGTGCCCAGATCGCGGCCATCCGCGGAGTCAATTCCGACGGTGTGGTGCGCGCGTTGAGCGTGCGCGGCCTGATTCGCGAGGAGGGTACGGATGAGGACTCGCGCGCGGCGCTTCTGGTGACCACCGGCCTGTTCCTGGAGAAAATGGGCTTGGAGTCGCTCGACCAACTTCCGGAGCTGGCCCCGTTCATGCCGGCCGCCAGCGATGTGGTCAACCAGGCGGAATCGAGGGGCGGTGCCGCTTCCGCCGGTGCCGCTTCTGCGCTTGATGACGACATGGCCCCGGACGAAACGCCCGGACTGTAG
- the xerD gene encoding site-specific tyrosine recombinase XerD: MDGSDALLEQFLAHIDVERGLAKSTVKAYAADIRKYLGWLDARGVKDLASVTSHDVEAYVAALDKAGESGRSKARRLASVHEFHKFALMQGVVADDVSARVKAPKASGHLPDVLSIDEVTRLLDTAAMGGTEDPVVLRDKALLEFMYATGCRVSEAVGADLNDIDTDERVVVLTGKGSKQRLVPLGEYAIKALQRYISLGRPQLEAKAKDAKERRAIFLNKRGRRISRQTVWEVVKTAGERAHIAKPLHPHTLRHSFATHLIQGGADVRTVQELLGHASVTTTQIYTHVSPETLIETYLTAHPRAR, from the coding sequence ATGGACGGATCGGACGCATTGCTGGAGCAGTTTCTGGCGCATATCGACGTGGAGCGCGGGCTGGCGAAATCCACGGTCAAGGCGTACGCGGCCGACATCCGCAAATATCTCGGATGGCTGGATGCACGGGGCGTCAAGGATCTGGCGAGCGTCACCAGCCATGACGTCGAGGCGTATGTCGCGGCGCTCGACAAGGCGGGGGAGAGCGGGCGCAGCAAGGCCCGCCGGCTGGCCAGCGTCCACGAGTTCCACAAATTCGCGCTGATGCAGGGCGTGGTCGCCGACGATGTCTCCGCGCGCGTCAAAGCGCCGAAGGCCAGTGGGCACTTGCCGGATGTACTGAGCATCGACGAAGTCACCCGCTTGCTTGACACCGCTGCGATGGGCGGAACCGAGGACCCGGTGGTCCTGCGCGACAAGGCGTTGCTGGAGTTCATGTACGCCACCGGTTGCCGTGTCTCCGAGGCCGTTGGCGCGGATTTGAACGACATCGACACCGACGAGCGGGTGGTGGTGCTCACCGGCAAAGGCTCGAAGCAACGGCTGGTGCCGTTGGGGGAGTACGCCATCAAGGCGCTGCAACGTTACATTTCGTTGGGGCGTCCGCAGCTTGAGGCCAAAGCGAAAGACGCGAAGGAACGCCGCGCGATATTCCTCAACAAACGCGGCCGGCGCATCTCACGGCAAACCGTCTGGGAGGTCGTCAAAACCGCGGGGGAGCGGGCCCATATCGCCAAGCCGTTGCATCCGCACACGTTGCGCCATTCCTTCGCCACCCACCTGATCCAAGGCGGCGCCGACGTGCGTACCGTGCAGGAGCTTCTGGGCCATGCCTCGGTGACCACCACGCAGATCTACACCCATGTGAGCCCCGAGACCCTCATCGAGACCTACCTGACCGCCCATCCCCGCGCAAGGTGA
- a CDS encoding MFS transporter: MVTQLSGGATAGEPKTLTRNERLDRLPFNKAHRKLLVASGIGWAFDSMDVGLVSFVVTAIAKDPHFALNPSQKSWVLSIGFVGMAIGAALGGYLADRIGRKKVFTYTLIIYGLADALMAVVWSLPVLLIARLIIGLGLGAELPVASTLVSEFSPVKQRGRMTVLLESFWAVGWIIAALIGFFIIPNTGDWGWRWALLIGAIPLFYAIVTRKQIPESVRFLESKGREDEAEQAVRYFEKASGVKPVPSPNGKPLPKVPTSALFGHKYLGRTIAIWLTWFFVNFSYYGAFTWMPSLLADQFGSLTKSLGYMLAITIAQLPGYFLAAWLVEIWGRRKTLSIFLAVSAVAAFLFSQASSVAMVLVFGMLLSAANLGAWGVLYAVTPEIYPTRLRGAAAGASAAIGRIAAIVAPLLMPWFLTMSGGNKAIAFVVFAVAFILACVSALALPELTGKELED; the protein is encoded by the coding sequence ATGGTTACACAACTTTCGGGCGGGGCGACGGCCGGGGAACCCAAGACCCTGACCCGCAATGAACGGCTTGACAGGCTTCCGTTCAACAAGGCGCACCGCAAACTGCTGGTCGCCTCCGGCATTGGCTGGGCGTTCGATTCGATGGATGTCGGCCTTGTCTCGTTCGTCGTCACCGCCATCGCCAAGGATCCGCATTTCGCGCTGAACCCCTCGCAGAAGTCGTGGGTGCTTTCCATCGGCTTCGTCGGCATGGCCATCGGCGCGGCGCTCGGTGGCTATCTCGCCGACCGCATCGGCCGCAAGAAGGTCTTCACCTACACGCTCATTATCTACGGTCTCGCCGATGCGCTGATGGCCGTCGTTTGGTCGCTGCCGGTGTTGCTGATAGCCCGTCTGATCATCGGTCTTGGCCTCGGTGCCGAACTGCCCGTCGCCTCGACGCTCGTGAGCGAGTTCTCGCCGGTCAAGCAACGTGGACGTATGACAGTATTGCTCGAATCCTTCTGGGCCGTTGGCTGGATCATCGCCGCCCTCATCGGTTTCTTCATCATCCCGAACACCGGCGATTGGGGTTGGCGCTGGGCGCTCCTGATTGGCGCCATCCCGCTCTTCTACGCCATCGTCACCCGCAAGCAGATTCCCGAATCCGTGCGGTTCCTCGAATCCAAAGGCCGTGAGGACGAGGCCGAGCAGGCCGTCCGCTACTTCGAGAAGGCCAGTGGCGTGAAGCCCGTGCCGTCCCCGAATGGCAAGCCGTTGCCCAAGGTTCCCACCAGCGCCCTGTTCGGTCACAAGTATCTCGGCCGCACCATCGCCATCTGGCTGACCTGGTTCTTCGTCAACTTCTCGTATTATGGCGCGTTCACCTGGATGCCCTCGCTTTTGGCCGACCAGTTCGGCTCGCTCACCAAGTCGCTGGGCTACATGCTCGCGATCACCATCGCCCAGCTGCCCGGCTACTTCCTCGCCGCATGGCTCGTTGAGATCTGGGGCCGTCGCAAGACGCTGAGCATCTTCCTCGCCGTCTCCGCCGTCGCCGCCTTCCTCTTCTCGCAGGCCTCCAGCGTGGCCATGGTGCTGGTCTTCGGCATGCTGCTTTCCGCCGCGAACCTCGGTGCTTGGGGCGTGCTCTACGCCGTCACCCCAGAGATCTATCCGACCCGCCTGCGTGGCGCCGCCGCTGGTGCCTCCGCCGCCATCGGTCGTATCGCCGCCATTGTCGCCCCGCTCTTGATGCCGTGGTTCCTCACCATGTCCGGCGGCAACAAGGCCATCGCCTTTGTGGTCTTCGCCGTCGCGTTCATCCTCGCCTGCGTCTCGGCGCTCGCGCTGCCTGAGCTCACCGGCAAGGAGCTCGAGGACTGA